In Coffea eugenioides isolate CCC68of unplaced genomic scaffold, Ceug_1.0 ScVebR1_47;HRSCAF=261, whole genome shotgun sequence, the following are encoded in one genomic region:
- the LOC113758317 gene encoding uncharacterized protein LOC113758317, with translation MGVCVTKMEAYDHLKVVGFIKGYNNWIAHGELSNYNEATSNSENTSIGVSNGTNDMQDLVHDVFGIPHGTNELNREGDIPVSEAEKFYKLIDDSQQDLYSGCKNFSKLSFIIRLLHLKCLGKMSNKIFNMLVELLREAFPEAMTNLPSSYYKAEKLMNTLGLGYEKIDACPNDCSLYWGSAEKRTSCETCNELRWVASENDPTGEKRKIPQKVLWHFPLKPRLQRLFMSSKIASQMRWHEEKRTKDGCMRHPADSPAWQTFDHLHPEFAKDCRNVRLGLASDGFNPFNNMSSTHSTWLVVLIPYNLPPWMCMKQPYFMLSLLIPGPFSPGNNIDVYLQPLVKELTELWDFGIQTYDASQKENFQLHVALLWTISDFPGYAMLSGWSTKGEYACPVCHKFTHARRLTHSFKYCYMGHRRFLDSKHKFRKQAQFFDGTEEHGKRPPLQTGDMIVSELGDLQINLENL, from the coding sequence ATGGGTGTTTGTGTGACAAAAATGGAAGCATATGATCATTTGAAAGTGGTAGGATTTATCAAGGGTTATAATAATTGGATAGCACATGGAGAACTTTCAAACTACAATGAAGCCACATCTAATTCTGAAAATACATCAATTGGGGTTTCAAATGGGACTAATGACATGCAAGACTTGGTCCATGATGTATTTGGGATACCACATGGAACAAATGAATTGAATAGAGAAGGGGACATTCCTGTTTCAGAGGctgaaaaattttacaaattgatTGATGATTCTCAACAGGATTTGTACAGTGGTTGCAAAAATTTCTCGAAATTGTCTTTCATTATTCGTTTGCTTCACCTAAAATGCCTGGGTAAGATGAGTAACAAGATTTTTAATATGCTTGTTGAGCTGTTGAGAGAAGCATTTCCAGAGGCCATGACTAATTTGCCGTCTTCTTACTATAAGGCTGAGAAATTGATGAATACATTGGGGTTGGGTTATGAAAAGATCGATGCATGTCCTAATGATTGTTCTCTTTATTGGGGTAGTGCTGAGAAAAGGACTTCATGCGAAACATGTAACGAGCTTAGGTGGGTTGCTTCAGAAAATGATCCAACtggggaaaaaaggaaaattcctcaaaaagtGTTGTGGCATTTTCCCTTAAAACCTAGATTACAAAGActatttatgtcttctaaaattgcatctcaaatGAGATGGCATGAGGAAAAACGTACAAAAGATGGTTGTATGAGACATCCAGCTGATTCTCCAGCTTGGCAAACTTTTGACCATCTACATCCAGAATTTGCTAAGGATTGTCGAAATGTTAGATTGGGGTTGGCATCTGACGGGTTTAATCCATTCAACAACATGAGTTCTACACACAGTACTTGGCTTGTAGTTTTAATACCATATAACTTACCTCCGTGGATGTGTATGAAGCAACCGTACTTCATGTTGTCCTTGTTAATACCCGGACCATTCTCTCCTGGGAATAATATTGATGTTTATCTACAGCCTCTAGTTAAAGAATTGACCGAATTGTGGGATTTTGGCATTCAAACTTATGATGcatcccaaaaagaaaattttcaattgcatgTAGCTCTGTTGTGGACCATTAGTGATTTCCCTGGATATGCAATGTTATCTGGCTGGAGCACTAAAGGTGAATATGCTTGTCCTGTTTGTCACAAGTTCACTCATGCACGACGGTTGACTCATAGTTTCAAATATTGCTATATGGGTCATCGGAGATTCTTAGATAGTAAGCATAAATTTAGAAAGCAAGCCCAATTCTTTGATGGCACCGAAGAACATGGAAAGCGACCACCTTTGCAAACCGGGGATATGATTGTGAGTGAATTGGGAGACTTGCAAATTAATTTGGAAAACTTGTGA
- the LOC113758318 gene encoding polyphenol oxidase I, chloroplastic-like has translation MAFFSLPSLTHPIHPTPVSSFSLKPLICSSSPGFFSHPFRPTRVTNQKSHAEASTCKAQKADHHQNPSTDDSISSSKSKCGKTSAGKFERRDVLLGLGGLYAATTLGTKQSSLALPVSPDIFNCTEATETRNGIPINCCPPSAAGYNDYTPSASEVYTRMPAHAVSHDYVKKYSSAITKMKNLSMSDPRNFYQQANVHCVYCDEGYPQLGFPDKKLEIHSSWLFFPWHRWYLYFFERICKNLLDDDTFTLPFWQWDDSSGMQIPSMFNDSKLSLYDCIRNPKHLPPKVVDLAYNGTDLPIDPNIQIQYNCCTMYTQMITQSSTPDCFFGQPLLGGNDPDPGAGSIENIPHNCVHDWVGDPSQPNNEDMGVLYAAGRDPIFYAHHANVDRMWYIYDNVLKRKNIEDPDWLNSSFIFFNEAARPVRVTVKDSTNLAKLGYTYPDLPLSWLDCKPKARRKGLNPTKSAPKASEVMPMQLEKPISFVVERPKKSRSGKEKAEAEEVLKIKGIQFDKGETVVFDVFVNEDDTSQSNPCKAESLGSFNSLAHGHSMKSTTSQCFAISEVLEELGADDFDSILVTLVPRRGAVTIGGIEITFVPKS, from the coding sequence ATGgctttcttttcccttccttCCTTGACTCACCCTATCCATCCTACCCCAGTTAGCTCTTTCTCCTTAAAACCTTTAATTTGCTCATCTTCCCCTGGCTTCTTTTCTCACCCGTTCCGCCCAACTCGTGTAACAAACCAAAAATCCCATGCAGAAGCTAGTACATGTAAAGCCCAAAAGGCAGACCATCATCAAAACCCTAGTACTGATGACAGTATTAgttcatccaaatccaaatGTGGTAAAACTTCAGCAGGGAAATTTGAAAGAAGGGATGTCCTTCTTGGCCTCGGCGGGCTATATGCTGCAACCACGCTCGGCACCAAACAATCAAGCCTTGCGCTGCCAGTTTCACCCGATATTTTCAACTGTACCGAAGCCACGGAGACTCGAAATGGCATACCTATCAACTGTTGCCCTCCCTCCGCCGCGGGTTACAATGATTATACACCTTCTGCTAGTGAAGTCTACACAAGAATGCCGGCTCACGCGGTCAGCCATGACTATGTCAAAAAATATTCATCTGCCATTACAAAAATGAAGAACCTTTCTATGAGCGATCCTCGTAATTTTTACCAACAGGCAAACGTCCATTGCGTGTATTGTGACGAAGGGTACCCTCAATTGGGCTTTCCAGACAAAAAATTGGAGATTCATAGCTCATGGCTATTTTTTCCGTGGCACAGATGGTACCTCTATTTCTTTGAAAGAATTTGTAAGAACTTGCTTGATGATGATACGTTTACTTTGCCATTTTGGCAATGGGATGATTCTTCAGGCATGCAAATTCCATCCATGTTTAACGACAGCAAATTGTCCCTATACGATTGCATCCGCAACCCAAAACACTTGCCTCCTAAAGTGGTGGATTTAGCTTACAACGGCACAGATTTGCCAATCGACCCCAATATTCAAATCCAGTACAATTGTTGCACAATGTACACTCAAATGATCACTCAGTCGTCCACGCCTGATTGTTTTTTCGGACAGCCACTTTTGGGGGGTAATGATCCCGATCCAGGAGCGGGCTCCATTGAAAATATACCCCACAATTGTGTGCACGATTGGGTTGGCGACCCTTCCCAGCCTAACAACGAGGACATGGGCGTCTTATATGCAGCCGGCCGAGACCCTATATTCTATGCTCACCATGCCAACGTTGATAGAATGTGGTACATTTATGACAATGTTTTGAAACGCAAAAATATTGAAGACCCAGATTGGTTAAattcctcttttattttcttcaacGAGGCAGCGAGACCCGTTAGAGTGACGGTTAAAGATTCCACAAATCTCGCCAAGCTTGGATATACCTATCCTGACTTGCCACTTTCTTGGTTAGATTGTAAACCAAAAGCGCGGAGAAAGGGCCTGAACCCGACAAAGTCCGCACCTAAGGCTAGTGAAGTGATGCCAATGCAATTAGAGAAACCCATCAGCTTCGTGGTTGAGCGGCCTAAGAAGTCAAGGAGTGGAAAAGAGAAAGCAGAGGCAGAAGAGGTGCTGAAGATTAAGGGAATCCAATTTGATAAAGGAGAAACTGTGGTGTTCGATGTGTTTGTGAACGAAGATGATACCAGTCAGAGTAATCCGTGCAAGGCTGAGTCTCTAGGAAGCTTCAACAGTTTGGCGCATGGACATAGCATGAAATCTACCACTTCCCAGTGTTTTGCGATTTCAGAGGTGCTGGAGGAATTGGGAGCTGATGATTTTGACAGCATTTTGGTCACTTTGGTCCCCAGAAGAGGTGCTGTGACCATAGGAGGTATCGAGATTACCTTTGTTCCTAAATCTTAA